From the Leptolyngbya sp. O-77 genome, one window contains:
- a CDS encoding aldo/keto reductase, with product MTHVMQTLTLGPSGPTVPALGIGTWAWGDKLYWGYGSDYDEAALRDAFKTAVEAGVNFFDTAEIYGLGESERLIGRFAKELQQPVILATKYFPLPWRIWGSAVADALTASLKRLQVPTVDLYQVHWPFDFLMGQPTLMNALADEVQQGRIKSVGVSNYSAEQMQRAFDLLAQRGVSLAVNQVQYSLLARQIERNGIMDAARQLGVTILAYSPLAQGLLTGKYTPETYTPPQGARRLDPRFSREGLEKLAPKVGLLKEIGQKYDRTPAQVALNWLIAQGNVVPIPGAKNASQAAQNAGALGWMLSEEEQGAIAQAWE from the coding sequence ATGACCCACGTAATGCAAACCCTCACCCTCGGCCCTAGCGGCCCCACGGTTCCTGCCCTCGGTATTGGCACCTGGGCCTGGGGCGACAAGCTCTACTGGGGCTACGGCAGTGACTATGACGAAGCGGCCCTGCGCGATGCCTTCAAAACTGCGGTCGAGGCTGGTGTAAACTTCTTTGATACGGCTGAAATTTATGGACTGGGCGAATCCGAGCGGCTGATTGGGCGCTTTGCAAAGGAACTCCAGCAGCCCGTGATTTTGGCAACGAAATACTTTCCTCTGCCCTGGCGAATTTGGGGAAGTGCAGTGGCTGATGCCCTGACTGCCAGCCTCAAGCGGCTCCAAGTGCCCACGGTGGACTTGTATCAGGTTCACTGGCCCTTCGACTTTTTGATGGGGCAGCCAACGCTGATGAATGCCCTGGCCGATGAGGTGCAGCAGGGTCGCATCAAGTCTGTCGGCGTGAGCAACTACTCCGCTGAGCAGATGCAGCGGGCGTTTGACCTGCTAGCGCAGCGCGGCGTGTCCCTAGCGGTAAACCAGGTGCAATATTCCCTGCTGGCGCGGCAGATTGAGCGCAATGGCATCATGGACGCAGCGCGGCAACTGGGCGTGACGATTCTGGCCTATAGCCCTTTGGCGCAGGGGTTGTTGACGGGAAAATATACACCCGAAACCTACACGCCACCCCAAGGGGCCCGCAGACTTGACCCGCGCTTTAGCCGAGAAGGGCTGGAAAAACTTGCGCCAAAGGTGGGCTTGCTAAAGGAGATTGGGCAGAAATATGACCGCACTCCGGCGCAGGTGGCGCTCAACTGGCTGATTGCTCAGGGCAATGTGGTGCCGATTCCGGGTGCAAAGAATGCCAGCCAAGCCGCCCAAAATGCCGGAGCGTTGGGCTGGATGCTGAGTGAGGAAGAACAAGGGGCGATCGCCCAGGCTTGGGAGTAG
- a CDS encoding serpin family protein: MRRSLLTIGTALAGSLLVVGLLSCAANQSRAGDSSPVPSIPSVPESPISQNPDVTEQPVDARLVAANTRFGFKLFSEVAAQSPGENVLISPSSVAIALSMVYNGASGDTQRAIAEALQLEGLSLDDVNQGNAALEALLESADPKVKLAIANSLWSREGINFQPDFLAKNREFYNAEVSSLDFSQPNAPSIINDWVSRSTEGKIPTIVDRLNPEDVLFLVNAIYFKGTWSAPFNPSMTQTQPFYLPNGDRLNHPLMSQSGQFVYAETDQFQAVNLPYGNRRFSMVVFLPKQSTSLEAFLQTLTIENWQTWNTQFRRREGMVKLPRFNTEFSVGLNDALKSLGMAIAFDPDQADFSAMIDAQAFINRVQHKTFIEVNEQGTEAAGSTGISIGVTSAPIDPPFQMVVDRPFFYAIQDNQTGSILFMGTVVNPGS, translated from the coding sequence ATGCGTCGCTCACTGTTGACCATTGGCACCGCGCTGGCGGGCAGCCTGCTCGTTGTTGGGTTGTTGAGTTGTGCTGCGAATCAGTCTCGCGCTGGCGATTCGTCGCCCGTGCCGTCCATCCCGTCGGTGCCCGAATCCCCCATTTCCCAAAACCCTGATGTGACGGAGCAACCCGTGGATGCGCGTTTGGTGGCGGCGAATACCCGCTTTGGCTTCAAGCTGTTTTCGGAAGTGGCGGCCCAGTCGCCGGGTGAAAATGTGCTGATTTCGCCGTCAAGCGTGGCGATCGCCCTGTCGATGGTTTACAACGGGGCCAGCGGCGACACCCAGCGGGCGATCGCCGAAGCGCTCCAGCTTGAGGGGCTGAGCCTGGACGACGTGAACCAGGGCAATGCGGCACTGGAGGCGCTGCTGGAAAGTGCTGATCCAAAAGTCAAGCTGGCGATCGCCAATTCCCTCTGGAGCCGGGAGGGGATCAATTTTCAGCCCGACTTTTTGGCAAAGAACCGTGAGTTCTATAATGCCGAAGTCTCCAGCCTGGACTTTTCCCAACCCAATGCGCCCAGCATAATCAACGACTGGGTTAGCCGCAGCACTGAAGGCAAAATTCCCACCATCGTCGATCGGCTCAATCCAGAGGATGTGCTGTTTTTGGTCAACGCCATCTATTTCAAAGGCACCTGGAGTGCGCCCTTCAACCCGTCAATGACGCAGACGCAGCCCTTCTATCTGCCCAATGGCGATCGCCTCAATCATCCGCTGATGTCGCAGTCGGGGCAGTTTGTCTACGCCGAAACCGACCAGTTCCAGGCAGTTAATCTGCCCTACGGCAACCGCCGCTTTAGCATGGTCGTGTTTTTGCCCAAGCAGTCCACCAGCCTGGAGGCGTTCCTGCAAACCCTCACCATCGAAAACTGGCAGACCTGGAATACCCAGTTTCGCCGCCGCGAGGGCATGGTCAAGCTGCCCCGGTTCAACACGGAATTTAGCGTGGGGCTGAACGACGCGCTCAAGTCGCTGGGCATGGCGATCGCCTTCGACCCAGACCAGGCCGACTTCTCCGCCATGATCGACGCGCAGGCCTTCATCAACCGCGTGCAGCATAAGACCTTCATCGAGGTCAACGAGCAGGGCACCGAAGCCGCAGGCAGCACGGGCATCAGCATCGGGGTCACTTCCGCCCCCATCGATCCACCCTTCCAGATGGTGGTTGATCGCCCCTTCTTCTACGCTATCCAGGATAATCAGACAGGCAGCATCCTGTTTATGGGTACTGTCGTCAACCCTGGTAGCTAA
- a CDS encoding DUF4279 domain-containing protein: protein MHAVPPAPCKRTYAILRIYPGDLDPTEVTQRLGIEPTLCQWQGKLRHPGKPAHIASLNGWFLSSKDAVDSNDARHHIDWILQQLAPRSEALRELQKMGARTDLFCFWESVDGHSGPVMSPQQMQKIADLELDCGYEVLVRSGR, encoded by the coding sequence ATGCACGCTGTTCCTCCTGCCCCCTGTAAGCGAACCTACGCAATTTTACGGATTTATCCTGGCGATTTAGACCCCACCGAGGTCACCCAGCGCCTTGGCATTGAGCCGACCCTGTGCCAGTGGCAGGGCAAACTGCGACATCCGGGCAAGCCAGCCCACATTGCTTCGCTCAACGGTTGGTTTCTGTCGTCCAAAGATGCAGTCGATTCCAACGATGCTCGCCATCACATCGACTGGATTTTGCAGCAGCTTGCGCCCCGGTCTGAGGCGCTAAGAGAGCTACAGAAGATGGGCGCACGGACAGATCTATTTTGTTTTTGGGAATCGGTGGACGGGCACAGCGGCCCGGTCATGTCGCCCCAGCAAATGCAGAAAATTGCCGATCTAGAATTGGACTGTGGCTATGAAGTGCTGGTTCGCAGCGGCCGCTGA
- a CDS encoding glycosyltransferase family 4 protein, with translation MKILVLAWEFPPRIVGGIARHVSELFPEIVKLGHEVHLLTVEFGQAPHYEVVEGVRVHRVPVIGGHDFFHWVVNMNESMGRHGGKLLSEDGPFDLIHAHDWLVGDAAIALKHAFHIPLIATIHATEAGRHNGLHNPTHHYIAGKEKLLTHEAWRLIVCTQYMQREVERVLHCPWDKTDVVFNGIRPEKKPARDEFDWQTFRRRYATDDERIVYYVGRMTHEKGVHILLSAAPKVIWEMNGNAKIILIGTGYTDHLKRQAWDLGIWHKCYFTGFMSDADLNQFQAIADCAVFPSLYEPFGIVVLESFAARVPVVVSDTGGLPEVVQHRKTGIVTQTNNPDSLAWGILEVLRHPEESKVLVENAYIDLVQRFRWEDLAAQTEAIYRRVVRERKTVQW, from the coding sequence ATGAAAATCCTGGTTCTGGCATGGGAGTTTCCGCCGCGCATCGTGGGAGGAATCGCTCGCCATGTCTCGGAACTATTTCCCGAAATTGTGAAGCTGGGGCATGAGGTTCACCTGCTGACGGTGGAGTTTGGGCAAGCGCCCCACTACGAGGTCGTGGAAGGGGTGCGGGTGCATCGCGTTCCGGTGATAGGGGGGCACGACTTTTTTCACTGGGTGGTGAATATGAACGAGAGCATGGGTCGCCACGGCGGTAAACTGCTCTCGGAAGACGGCCCTTTCGATCTGATTCATGCCCACGACTGGCTGGTGGGCGACGCGGCGATCGCCCTCAAACATGCCTTCCACATTCCCCTGATCGCCACCATCCACGCCACAGAAGCGGGCCGCCACAACGGGCTGCACAACCCCACCCACCACTACATCGCAGGCAAGGAAAAACTGCTGACCCATGAAGCCTGGCGGCTAATCGTCTGCACACAATACATGCAGCGAGAAGTGGAGCGCGTGCTGCATTGCCCCTGGGACAAGACCGATGTCGTGTTCAACGGCATTCGCCCGGAGAAAAAGCCCGCCCGCGACGAGTTTGACTGGCAGACCTTCCGCCGCCGCTATGCCACCGATGACGAGCGAATTGTTTACTACGTCGGGCGCATGACCCACGAAAAAGGGGTTCATATTCTGCTCAGCGCGGCCCCCAAAGTGATTTGGGAAATGAACGGCAATGCCAAGATCATCCTCATCGGCACGGGCTACACTGACCATTTAAAACGGCAGGCGTGGGATTTGGGCATCTGGCACAAGTGTTATTTCACTGGGTTTATGTCTGATGCCGACCTGAACCAATTTCAGGCGATCGCCGACTGCGCCGTATTTCCCAGCCTCTACGAACCCTTTGGCATTGTCGTGCTGGAGAGTTTCGCTGCCCGCGTGCCCGTCGTGGTGTCCGACACGGGCGGTTTGCCGGAAGTGGTGCAGCACCGCAAAACGGGCATCGTTACTCAAACCAACAACCCGGATTCCCTGGCCTGGGGCATTTTGGAAGTGTTGCGCCATCCCGAAGAATCCAAAGTGCTGGTGGAAAACGCCTACATCGACCTGGTGCAGCGCTTCCGCTGGGAAGACCTGGCCGCCCAAACCGAAGCCATCTATCGCCGCGTCGTCCGCGAGCGCAAAACCGTTCAGTGGTAA
- a CDS encoding Fur family transcriptional regulator: MNPETADRKPIRSLEDALNRCQLLGMRLSKQRRFILELLWQQQEHLSAREIYDRLNQQGKDIGHTSVYQNLEALSEQGIIECVERSDGRLYGNISDPHSHVNCLDTNQILDVHVDLPSDLIEQIEQQTGVKITGYSIDFFGYRQPPQESAE, encoded by the coding sequence ATGAATCCTGAAACTGCTGACCGCAAACCCATTCGCTCGCTAGAAGACGCTCTCAATCGCTGTCAGCTTTTGGGAATGCGCCTCAGCAAGCAGCGCCGCTTCATTTTGGAGTTGCTCTGGCAGCAGCAGGAACACCTCTCGGCCCGCGAAATCTACGATCGTCTCAATCAGCAGGGCAAAGACATTGGCCACACCTCCGTCTACCAAAACCTAGAAGCACTGTCTGAGCAGGGCATCATCGAATGCGTCGAGCGCTCCGACGGACGACTCTACGGCAACATCAGCGATCCCCATAGCCATGTGAACTGTTTGGATACCAACCAAATTCTAGATGTTCATGTTGACCTGCCTAGCGACTTGATCGAGCAGATCGAGCAGCAGACCGGCGTGAAAATTACAGGCTATTCCATCGACTTTTTTGGCTATAGGCAGCCACCGCAGGAGTCGGCGGAATGA
- the aspS gene encoding aspartate--tRNA ligase produces MRTHYCGHLRATHVGDTVTLCGWVDRRRDHGGVIFVDLRDRTGIAQIVSDPERTPASYELADSLRNEYVVKITGRVTQRPPESLNPKLATGEVEIYADQIEILSAVRKQLPFQVSTAEQEPVREDLRLKYRYLDLRRERMSRNLQLRHALIKTFRRFLEDEAHFMEVETPVLTRSTPEGARDYLVPSRVNPGEFFALPQSPQLFKQILMVAGCDRYYQIARCFRDEDLRADRQPEFTQLDMEMSFMTQDEILSLNEEMVCKVFKTLKGIDIPRPFPRLTYAEAMGRYGSDKPDTRFGLELVDVSDVVQDMGFKVFADAVSKGGIVKILPIPGGNDAISNVRIKPGGDLFNEATTMGAKGLAFIRVGEDGEITTIGAIKDNLTEEKKTEILQRTDAKPGHLLLFGAGDTDTVNKTLDRLRQVIGRELGLIDPDKINLLWVVDFPMFEWNAEEKRLDPLHHPFTAPHPDDLSDLKTARAQAYDLVYNGFEVAGGSLRIYQPDLQQQVFELIGIGPDEAREKFGFLLEAFEYGTPPHGGIAYGIDRWAMLLSGEESIRDAIAFPKTQQARCLMTNAPSPVDDKQLKELSIASTHKPKS; encoded by the coding sequence ATGCGTACTCATTACTGCGGTCACCTGCGAGCAACTCACGTTGGAGACACTGTTACCCTTTGCGGCTGGGTCGATCGCAGACGAGATCATGGCGGCGTGATTTTTGTCGATTTGCGCGATCGCACGGGCATCGCCCAGATCGTCAGCGACCCAGAGCGCACGCCCGCGTCTTACGAACTAGCCGACAGCCTGCGAAACGAGTATGTGGTAAAGATCACGGGTCGCGTCACCCAGCGCCCGCCGGAATCGCTCAACCCCAAGCTGGCCACGGGCGAAGTCGAAATCTACGCCGACCAGATTGAAATTCTCAGCGCCGTGCGGAAGCAGTTGCCTTTCCAGGTGTCCACTGCCGAGCAAGAACCCGTGCGCGAAGACCTGCGGCTGAAATATCGCTATCTGGATCTGCGGCGCGAGCGGATGAGCCGCAACCTGCAACTGCGCCATGCGCTTATCAAAACCTTCCGCCGCTTTTTGGAAGACGAAGCCCACTTTATGGAAGTGGAAACGCCCGTGCTGACTCGCTCCACCCCGGAGGGAGCGCGGGACTACCTGGTGCCCAGCCGCGTCAATCCGGGCGAGTTTTTCGCGCTGCCCCAGTCGCCGCAGTTGTTCAAGCAAATTCTGATGGTGGCAGGGTGCGATCGCTACTATCAAATTGCCCGCTGCTTTCGCGACGAGGATCTCCGCGCCGACCGCCAGCCCGAATTCACCCAATTGGACATGGAGATGAGCTTCATGACCCAGGACGAAATTCTGTCGCTGAACGAAGAAATGGTCTGCAAAGTCTTCAAAACCCTGAAGGGTATCGACATTCCGCGCCCCTTCCCGCGCCTCACCTACGCCGAGGCAATGGGCCGCTACGGCAGCGACAAGCCCGACACTCGCTTTGGGCTGGAGCTTGTAGACGTGTCGGACGTGGTGCAGGATATGGGCTTCAAGGTCTTTGCCGATGCAGTAAGCAAGGGCGGCATTGTGAAAATCTTGCCGATTCCCGGTGGCAATGATGCGATTTCCAACGTCCGCATCAAGCCCGGTGGAGACCTGTTTAACGAGGCTACGACGATGGGCGCGAAGGGCTTGGCCTTCATCCGCGTTGGCGAAGATGGCGAAATCACAACGATCGGTGCCATCAAAGACAACCTCACCGAGGAGAAAAAAACGGAAATTCTCCAGCGGACAGACGCGAAACCCGGACACCTGCTGCTATTCGGCGCGGGCGACACCGACACTGTGAACAAAACGCTCGACCGCCTGCGGCAGGTCATTGGCAGAGAACTGGGGCTGATCGACCCGGACAAGATTAATCTGCTGTGGGTCGTGGATTTTCCCATGTTTGAGTGGAACGCTGAAGAAAAGCGCCTCGATCCGCTGCACCACCCCTTCACCGCGCCCCATCCCGACGACCTGAGCGACCTGAAAACTGCCCGCGCCCAGGCCTATGACCTGGTTTACAACGGCTTCGAGGTGGCAGGGGGCAGCCTGCGGATTTATCAGCCGGACTTGCAGCAGCAAGTGTTTGAGCTAATCGGCATTGGGCCCGACGAAGCCCGTGAAAAGTTTGGCTTTTTGCTAGAAGCCTTTGAATACGGCACGCCGCCGCACGGGGGCATCGCCTACGGGATTGACCGCTGGGCCATGCTGCTGTCGGGCGAAGAGTCGATCCGCGATGCGATCGCCTTCCCCAAAACCCAGCAGGCCCGCTGCCTGATGACCAATGCGCCTTCCCCAGTAGACGACAAGCAGCTTAAGGAACTGTCAATTGCAAGTACCCACAAGCCCAAAAGTTAG
- the trpD gene encoding anthranilate phosphoribosyltransferase: MSNAASPSSTSTTAASASPSAPDRDWSPLLQQLLDGRSLDADQAADLMQGWLSESIAPALSGAILAAIQAKGVSADELAGMARVLQAQSLGKTVDADLPTPLIDTCGTGGDGASTFNISTCVAFVAAAAGVAVAKHGNRAASSRVGSADVLEGLGVNLGAPPERIRAALREVGITFLFAPGWHPAMKSVAPIRKTLKVRTVFNLLGPLVNPLQPTGQVMGVFSPQLVETAAQALQQLGRAEAIVLHGREKLDEAGLADWTDVAVLSGGKVRSHAINPEALGLSPAPTSALRGGEVAENLEILRNVLQGKGTAAQQDVVALNAALALKVGNAIAGATDDLDQTLRLGIVQAKDILSSGAAWAKVEALVDFLKG; this comes from the coding sequence ATGAGCAACGCTGCATCCCCCTCCTCGACCAGCACAACCGCCGCTTCCGCGAGTCCCTCGGCCCCAGACCGCGACTGGTCGCCCCTGCTGCAACAACTGCTTGACGGGCGATCGCTCGACGCGGATCAGGCCGCAGACCTGATGCAGGGCTGGCTATCAGAATCCATTGCGCCCGCGCTGTCCGGGGCAATCCTGGCGGCAATCCAGGCAAAGGGGGTGTCGGCGGACGAACTGGCAGGCATGGCGCGGGTGCTTCAGGCACAGTCCCTCGGCAAGACGGTGGATGCAGATTTGCCGACCCCGCTGATCGACACCTGCGGTACGGGCGGCGATGGCGCGTCTACGTTCAATATTTCGACTTGCGTGGCGTTTGTGGCAGCGGCGGCGGGTGTGGCAGTGGCGAAGCATGGCAATCGGGCGGCTTCCAGTCGGGTGGGTTCTGCGGACGTGCTGGAAGGGCTGGGCGTAAACCTGGGCGCACCGCCGGAGCGAATTCGGGCGGCGCTGCGCGAGGTGGGCATTACGTTTCTATTTGCTCCTGGCTGGCATCCGGCGATGAAGTCCGTCGCGCCGATTCGCAAAACGCTGAAGGTACGAACCGTGTTCAACCTGCTGGGGCCGCTGGTGAACCCGCTTCAGCCGACGGGTCAGGTGATGGGTGTGTTTAGCCCGCAGTTGGTGGAAACGGCGGCGCAGGCGTTGCAGCAGCTTGGGCGGGCAGAGGCGATCGTGCTGCATGGGCGCGAAAAGCTGGACGAGGCGGGGCTGGCAGACTGGACGGATGTGGCGGTGCTGTCGGGTGGCAAAGTGCGATCGCACGCCATCAACCCCGAAGCGCTGGGCCTGTCGCCTGCGCCCACCAGCGCCCTGCGCGGCGGCGAGGTGGCGGAGAATCTAGAAATTTTGCGGAACGTGCTTCAGGGCAAAGGCACTGCGGCACAGCAGGATGTGGTGGCGCTAAACGCAGCCCTGGCGCTAAAGGTAGGCAACGCCATCGCAGGTGCAACCGACGACCTAGATCAGACGCTGCGGCTAGGGATCGTGCAAGCAAAAGACATTCTCAGCAGTGGGGCCGCCTGGGCCAAGGTCGAGGCACTAGTAGACTTTTTGAAAGGGTAG
- a CDS encoding AAA family ATPase, with amino-acid sequence MIPLQLKLKNFLSYRQAALDFRGLHVACVCGQNGAGKSSLLEAIAWAIWGESRVTHEDDVIHQGETEAQVEFTFGCRQQTYRVLRTRVRGQTSSLELQIETPTGFRPLTERGVRATQQLILQHLRLDYETFVNSAYLRQGRADEFMLKRPGERKQILADLLKLDQYDEAAETARERSRLAKAELDVLERSLETLAQQLEAGASLSAECEALRAQIDTWQRDQTSDTDALHQLQAVQQQRRAWTQQLQSHQQQEQRLRQDGQRLQQDLAAAQQQLRSLEAILSKADEITAGYTEFHSLQTEEEIQSAKFHAHQAAIAQRDQLQQQLSTQLAALQDQHSRLQAQRDTLQQQIQELQHTLAKAPDLDTALENLRTARERLVQLDQLQSQAAPLMQRQQQIRATLDRAQARLQARLEEYQTTRQQLLQQQGQQAQACQALTAIMERSAYLENRRRYQQELREKGMERRTFMERLQERQRELEAQVAGLDNKMALLQQQMPGAIAQPASSLEPHRTSLERASERASEQSSTQSPELSSDFLEAERADSAGIRKRRGKTKQTTLKVLPDAALMVHSQEQPGSQSSFPPCPLCDRPLDEHHWAVVMERHHAEKQELYDQLWVIREQLAVSEREIQVLRQEYRDLEKELADYSDVLQLQGQLQQQVQDRATVEARLQQLAQEEADLGRSLQTGDYAPDLHEELRLLDETLAQLQYDDRDHALARGEVDRWRWAEIKHAELKQAQKRLQQLLAQQPELEAQLATVEQQRAELLNQSVLQRQIRDLEQQIEAIAYNLKRHTTLRNALRLAQVWQLRYQELQQAQQQYPQVQQQVKDLAARLTERSHLLDHLAADVRMLVQQIEATPDPAGAIATLEQQIQQRRTQLDAGLANLGRLEQQIQQLAALEQQQADLLIQQRNLQRQRQVYHELAQAFGKNGIQALMIENVLPQLEAEANQILGRLSNHQLHIRFVTQRARRKGKSTSPQGLIDTLDILIADANGTRPYETYSGGEAFRVNFSIRLALARLLSQRSGTAMQMLIVDEGFGTQDDAGCDRLIAAIQAIAPDFACILTVTHMPRFKEAFQTHIEVTKTEQGSTLSLVF; translated from the coding sequence ATGATTCCGCTGCAATTAAAACTCAAAAATTTCCTCAGCTATCGGCAGGCGGCGCTCGACTTTCGGGGGCTGCATGTGGCGTGTGTGTGCGGGCAAAACGGCGCGGGCAAATCTTCGCTACTAGAGGCGATCGCCTGGGCAATCTGGGGTGAAAGCCGCGTAACTCACGAAGACGACGTGATTCACCAGGGCGAAACCGAAGCCCAGGTAGAGTTTACGTTTGGCTGTCGCCAGCAGACCTATCGAGTGCTGCGGACGCGAGTCCGCGGGCAGACCAGCAGCCTGGAGCTTCAGATCGAAACGCCGACGGGGTTTCGTCCGCTGACGGAACGGGGAGTGCGGGCGACGCAGCAGTTGATTTTGCAACACCTGCGGCTAGATTATGAAACCTTTGTCAACTCAGCCTATCTGCGGCAGGGGCGGGCAGACGAATTCATGCTGAAGCGGCCGGGCGAGCGCAAGCAGATTCTCGCTGACTTGCTAAAGCTGGATCAGTATGACGAGGCGGCGGAAACCGCCCGAGAGCGATCGCGCCTGGCCAAAGCAGAGCTAGACGTGCTGGAGCGATCGCTAGAAACCCTTGCACAACAGCTAGAAGCAGGCGCGTCTTTATCGGCGGAGTGCGAAGCGCTGAGGGCGCAAATCGACACCTGGCAGCGGGATCAGACCAGCGATACCGATGCACTGCACCAACTGCAAGCCGTGCAGCAGCAGCGCCGCGCCTGGACTCAGCAGTTGCAATCGCACCAGCAGCAAGAGCAGCGGTTGCGGCAAGACGGCCAGCGACTCCAGCAGGATTTGGCAGCAGCCCAGCAGCAGTTGCGATCGCTCGAAGCGATCCTCTCAAAGGCAGACGAAATCACCGCAGGCTACACCGAGTTTCACAGCCTGCAAACTGAGGAAGAGATTCAGTCTGCCAAGTTTCATGCTCACCAAGCGGCGATCGCCCAGCGCGACCAACTCCAGCAGCAGCTTAGCACCCAGCTTGCTGCATTGCAGGATCAGCACTCGCGCCTCCAGGCACAGCGCGACACCCTCCAGCAGCAAATCCAGGAGTTGCAGCACACTCTGGCAAAAGCGCCTGACCTCGACACTGCTCTAGAAAACTTGCGAACGGCGCGAGAGCGGCTGGTGCAGCTAGACCAGCTTCAGTCCCAGGCTGCCCCCCTGATGCAGCGCCAGCAGCAGATTCGTGCGACGCTGGATCGCGCCCAGGCACGGCTCCAGGCCCGTTTAGAAGAATATCAAACGACCCGTCAACAGCTTCTTCAGCAGCAGGGTCAGCAGGCTCAGGCTTGTCAAGCGCTAACCGCGATCATGGAACGGAGCGCGTATTTGGAAAATCGCCGTCGCTATCAGCAAGAATTGCGCGAGAAAGGTATGGAGCGGCGTACCTTTATGGAACGGCTCCAGGAACGTCAGCGCGAACTAGAGGCGCAGGTGGCGGGGCTGGACAATAAAATGGCGTTGCTTCAGCAGCAGATGCCTGGTGCGATCGCCCAGCCTGCCTCTTCTCTAGAGCCGCATCGGACTTCTTTGGAACGGGCCTCTGAACGAGCGTCTGAACAATCTTCGACACAATCTCCAGAACTCTCTTCTGATTTTCTAGAGGCAGAGCGTGCTGATTCGGCGGGAATCCGAAAACGTCGCGGAAAGACAAAGCAAACGACGCTCAAGGTGCTACCGGATGCAGCGTTAATGGTTCATAGCCAGGAGCAGCCAGGTTCCCAGAGCAGTTTTCCCCCGTGTCCCCTGTGCGATCGCCCGCTGGATGAGCATCATTGGGCGGTGGTGATGGAGCGGCATCACGCCGAAAAGCAGGAGCTTTATGATCAGCTTTGGGTGATTCGAGAACAGCTTGCCGTTTCGGAGCGCGAAATTCAGGTGTTGCGCCAGGAATATCGCGATCTAGAAAAGGAACTGGCAGACTATAGCGATGTTTTGCAACTGCAAGGCCAGCTTCAGCAGCAGGTGCAGGACAGGGCGACCGTCGAGGCGCGGCTGCAACAGTTGGCGCAGGAGGAGGCAGATCTGGGGCGATCGCTCCAAACAGGCGACTATGCTCCCGACCTGCACGAAGAGTTGCGCCTGCTGGATGAAACCCTGGCGCAGCTTCAATATGATGATCGCGACCATGCCTTGGCGCGGGGCGAGGTCGATCGCTGGCGCTGGGCAGAGATCAAACACGCGGAGCTAAAGCAGGCGCAAAAGCGGCTCCAGCAGCTACTCGCTCAGCAGCCAGAGTTGGAGGCGCAACTGGCAACCGTAGAACAGCAGCGGGCGGAATTGCTGAACCAGTCGGTGTTGCAGCGGCAGATTCGCGACTTGGAGCAGCAAATCGAGGCGATCGCCTATAACCTGAAGCGCCACACCACGCTGCGAAATGCGCTGCGGCTGGCGCAGGTGTGGCAGTTGCGTTATCAGGAGCTTCAGCAGGCGCAGCAGCAATATCCCCAGGTGCAGCAGCAGGTGAAGGATTTGGCAGCGCGGCTGACAGAGCGATCGCACTTGTTAGACCATCTCGCCGCAGACGTCCGAATGCTGGTGCAGCAAATCGAAGCCACGCCTGACCCCGCAGGGGCGATCGCCACCCTAGAACAGCAGATACAGCAGCGGCGCACCCAGTTGGATGCGGGGCTGGCCAATTTGGGACGGCTGGAGCAGCAGATTCAGCAACTTGCAGCCCTAGAGCAGCAGCAGGCAGATTTGCTGATTCAGCAGCGCAACCTCCAGCGCCAGCGCCAGGTCTATCACGAGCTAGCGCAAGCCTTTGGAAAAAACGGCATCCAGGCATTAATGATCGAAAATGTGCTGCCGCAGCTAGAGGCAGAGGCAAACCAGATTCTAGGACGGCTGAGCAATCATCAACTGCATATTCGGTTTGTGACGCAGCGGGCCCGCCGGAAGGGGAAATCCACCAGTCCCCAAGGCCTGATCGACACGCTGGATATCCTGATTGCCGATGCCAACGGCACGCGCCCCTACGAAACCTATTCCGGCGGCGAAGCCTTCCGGGTGAATTTCTCGATCCGGCTGGCGCTGGCGCGGCTATTGTCGCAGCGGTCGGGCACGGCGATGCAAATGCTGATCGTGGATGAAGGCTTTGGCACGCAGGACGACGCGGGCTGCGATCGCCTGATTGCCGCGATTCAGGCGATCGCCCCCGATTTTGCCTGCATCCTCACCGTTACCCACATGCCCCGCTTCAAGGAAGCCTTCCAGACCCATATTGAGGTGACCAAGACCGAACAGGGTTCAACCCTCAGTCTGGTGTTTTAG